TTTCCAACTCCAGTATCTTCTGATTAAAATACGACCGTTTCAATTTGGGGAGCGAAAGGAAAAATGGCTGCAGTTTAAAAATGTGCGCGTCTTGAATCGATTGAGAGGATTTTTTTCCTTTCAAAATATGAAAAACAGCGTAAATCGATCTCTCTTCATTAATTTGTTTCAAACAATACAGAATCACATAATTAAGATAGGTCAATTTCCTGCTCCTGTCCTTGTAGGTTATTGTCAAATATTGTACCATGAATTCGCACCCAGACGATGTTTTGTTTTTCTTATTAAGGATAAAAATAAAAAGAGAGCACGTAACTATTGAAATGTCACCCAATCCTCTATAAAATAAACATTAAGTGATTTTTCACAAACTTACACTGTGTATAATGATGAATTATATAGAATTATTTACGTGGGAGGTTTTTTCTTTGCCAAAGTATACGATTGTCGACAAAGATACATGCATTGCATGTGGCGCATGCGGAGCTGCAGCTCCAGATATTTACGACTATGATGATGAAGGCATTGCGTTTGTAACATTAGATGATAACCAGGGAACGGTAGAAGTTCCTGACGTATTAGAAGATGATATGATCGATGCATTCGAAGGTTGCCCTACGGATTCCATTAAGATATCTGAAGAACCATTCGACGGAGATGCACTTAAGTTTGAATAGTAAGAGTGAGAACTGAGGGGAAAGATTCCCCTCAGTTTTTTTATGATTGTTTCAGTCTTATCACACCATTTACAACAGCCGCTTTATTTTACACCACTGTCCATATATCTTATTTCCTGGTCCAATACAGTAGAAAAACCCCTCAACATGTTGAGGGGTTCAGTATATAGTTTGATTATGCCGCTTTATTCAAGGCAGTTTGTTTAGATAACCATCCTTGAAGGCGAACGAATAATAGCGTGAATACGGTCGTGATCAGAATTCCCTTAAGGATATTAAATGGCACGATCCCGGTGATGATGATTTCTGATGGAAGTTCGAAATTCATAAAATATTTATAAGCGGGAAGGAATACGAAGTAATTCAAAATTCCCATGCTTATACTCATGACCACAGTTCCTGTAATCAGTCCGATCAACAAACCTTTTTTTGATTGAAAACGTGTGTAAACATAGTAGGTCGGCAGAATCAATAGGATTCCAGCCATGAAGTTTGCTGCATGACCGATCGGAACGCCTGTATCGCTTCCTGTCAGTACATAATCGATTACATTTTTAAATAATTCCACCAAAATCCCGGCAACGGGTCCTAATGTAATGGTTGCAATCAAAGCAGGAACATCACTGAAGTCTACCATTAAGAATTTTGGAAATGGCGGTATTGGGAAGTTGAATAACATTAACACATACGAGATGGCACTTAACATACCGATTGTAACAAACATGCGCGTATTCATTTTTTTCATCTGTCTCTCTCCCTTTGGAGATTCATCTCAAATCGAAGATGGTCAAACCAAGGTAGCATTAAAAAACTCCTAGATCAAAAGCATCTAAGAGAGTGAAAGGCATACCCTAATAAACGTTTAGCTTCCCATTTTCTAAACGTTGTGGCACAGACCTTCATCTTCTCCCATCCAGACTATACTGTCGGCTTTGGAATCGCACCAAATCCTGCCCCTAAAGGCTCGCGGGCTTAGAAACAAATCGTTTCATCACCGCCGGTAGGGAATTTCACCCTGCCCCGAAGACGAATCTTTATTTTTTTATACACCCCTATTATACATAATGATAAGGAATATGTGAAGAAAAAAAGCT
The nucleotide sequence above comes from Bacillus sp. KH172YL63. Encoded proteins:
- a CDS encoding ECF transporter S component, whose amino-acid sequence is MKKMNTRMFVTIGMLSAISYVLMLFNFPIPPFPKFLMVDFSDVPALIATITLGPVAGILVELFKNVIDYVLTGSDTGVPIGHAANFMAGILLILPTYYVYTRFQSKKGLLIGLITGTVVMSISMGILNYFVFLPAYKYFMNFELPSEIIITGIVPFNILKGILITTVFTLLFVRLQGWLSKQTALNKAA
- a CDS encoding ferredoxin yields the protein MPKYTIVDKDTCIACGACGAAAPDIYDYDDEGIAFVTLDDNQGTVEVPDVLEDDMIDAFEGCPTDSIKISEEPFDGDALKFE